The nucleotide sequence ATTCTCGATCAGCAGCGCCGCGAGCACGAAGATTGCAGCGCAGAGGCCGTAGAGACGACCGGCGTAGAAGCCGAGATCGAAACGGGCACTGTTGAAGATCCCCGACAGCGCGATATCGAACAGCCAGGCGCACATCACCGCCATAAGCCAGACGTCGATCACCGCATGCGGCCGCCTGAACCAGAGGCCAATCAGGGCGGCAAAGCTCAAAGACCACACGAACGAGATCACGCCTACCTGCGCCGTCGTGAAGCCGCCGCCTTCCTTCAATAGTGCCGGAAGCAGATCGTGGCGTGCGGTGACGATCCAGGTGACGGCCGCCACCGCGGCGCCGACACCGAGCACGCTGCCGATGATCGCGTTTCGCGTCGGGCCCGAGATTTCGACCCCTCCGTTCACCCCTTTCCACCAGACATAGGCCAGCACGAACAGCGGAAAGCCGCCGTGCCAGATCATATAGAGCCAAGCGGTTGTCTGCGGGCCGGAGCCAAATAGTCCACTCGGCGCGAAAAGGCCGGGAAAACTCAGCGCGTGGACTACAGCGGCTGCCGCTGTGAACAGATAGCCGCTCGAAAGCCACAGCAATGCACGGGTCCGCAACGCGGCGAATTGCGAGAACAAGAGGACTGCCGTGATGACGTCACAGACGGCGAGAGCGGATTGATAGCTCGCGATGAAGGCCGGCACGCGTTCAAGCGGCATACCGGCAAAGGGTACGGCCAGCGCGAACAGGATCGAGGAAACACCGACGATCACCAATGCTGCGGTGTGATCCTTCGATGTGGCCGGCACGGTCGAAAGAAATGTGCTTCGATCGATCGAAGGCACGGTCACCTCTTGCAGACCGGTTTTGCTCATTCCCGCAAAATCCATTCGAGCCGGCAGCCTTGACCTCCATGGTAGCGGGTTCCGGGCGCGCATTCCGAACCGATGCGGCCGCGGCTCAACCGAAGGTTACAGCTTGCTTAATTCTCGTGAGAACACGGAATAGGGTCAGGGTAAGATGCGCTTTACTGGACGGTGCCATAATGCCCATCCGCTGCGGCGGGTTCCAGCTTTGAATCATCCGATTTTGATTTCAGGATCCGGGGTGTTCCCATGACCCGAATTCTCATCATCGACGACCAGAAGGATGTCCGCGCGATGGTCGCGATCCTGCTGCGGGTCAATCGTTACGAGGTGGTGGAGGCCGGTAGCGGCGCCGCCGGGCTGAAAGCCTTCGAGGAAAACTCCTTCGACGCAGCGATCGTGGACATTTTCCTCGGCGATACCAGCGGCGTCGACGTCATTGCGACCCTCCGCGAGTGCGTACCGGCGC is from Bradyrhizobium sp. ISRA430 and encodes:
- a CDS encoding response regulator, with the protein product MTRILIIDDQKDVRAMVAILLRVNRYEVVEAGSGAAGLKAFEENSFDAAIVDIFLGDTSGVDVIATLRECVPALPIVAVSGMTALDFMEQSPHLANVVCLQKPFRPNDLLQALQTARAAVLGEVRAAV